A genomic window from Nomascus leucogenys isolate Asia chromosome 10, Asia_NLE_v1, whole genome shotgun sequence includes:
- the CCDC105 gene encoding coiled-coil domain-containing protein 105 — MRVLAPPAERSQDTRVGASAWREAAQAMARTAHTLTDRCGQEAVTMWQPKDSVLDPNVAHHLGRAAYIQPWRFHVEMIKGGGTLEKPPPGEGVTLWKGKMKPPAWYARLPLPLHRKARALQTTQVVHAHARGARLTAARLGRAQHQINGRVQQLQRQREVTDHRLSEVRKGLLINQQSVKLRGYRPKSEKVPDKADSMLTWEKEELKSMKRKMERDMEKSEVLLKTLASCRDTLNFCFKERLQAVDLMNQPLDKVLEQAGRHSWVNLSRAPTPRAQGQKTPPPDPVGTYTPACALALNEAKRLLVESKDTLVEMAKNEVDVREQQLQISDRVCASLAQKASETLELKERLNMTLGLMRGTIHRCTKYNQEMYTTHGLIKGPLSKVHLETAEKLDRPLVRMYQRHVGTQLPEAARLAQGTDKLQRHIKYLEKNLDEMLATHKNLTWGLNCKNIGHEVDNNVVRLRLRQRQPHVCYEQAQRLVKDWDPRTPPPLSKSSADP; from the exons ATGCGCGTATTGGCACCCCCGGCTGAGCGCAGCCAGGACACACGCGTTGGGGCCTCAGCATGGCGCGAGGCAGCTCAGGCCATGGCGAGGACCGCGCACACTCTGACCGATCGCTGCGGGCAGGAGGCGGTGACCATGTGGCAGCCCAAGGACAGCGTGCTGGACCCGAACGTGGCCCACCACCTCGGCCGCGCCGCCTACATCCAGCCCTGGCGCTTCCACGTGGAGATGATCAAAGGCGGCGGCACCTTGGAGAAGCCGCCGCCAGGCGAGGGCGTCACGCTGTGGAAGGGCAAGATGAAGCCGCCCGCCTGGTACGCCCGCCTGCCGCTACCCTTGCACCGCAAAGCGCGCGCCCTGCAGACCACCCAGGTGGTGCACGCGCACGCGCGTGGAGCGCGACTCACCGCCGCCCGCCTCGGCCGCGCGCAGCACCAGATTAACGGGCGGGTGCAACAGCTGCAGCGCCAGCGCGAGGTCACCGACCACAGGCTCAGCGAAGTGCGAAAGGGTCTGCTGATTAACCAGCAGAGCGTCAAGCTGCGGGGCTACAGGCCCAAGTCTGAGAAG GTCCCTGACAAAGCTGACAGTATGCTTACGTGGGAGAAAGAGGAGCTGAAAAGCATGAAGAGGAAAATGGAGAGAGATATGGAAAAATCAGAGGTCCTACTCAAG ACCCTGGCCTCCTGCCGAGACACCCTGAACTTCTGCTTCAAGGAGCGGCTCCAAGCCGTGGACCTCATGAACCAGCCTCTGGACAAGGTTCTGGAGCAGGCCGGACGCCACTCATGGGTGAACCTCTCCCGGGCCCCCACCCCACGCGCGCAGGGTCAGAAAACGCCTCCTCCAGACCCTGTGGGCACTTATACCCCTG CGTGTGCCTTGGCGCTAAACGAAGCTAAGCGGTTGTTGGTCGAGTCCAAGGACACCTTGGTGGAAATGGCAAAGAACGAGGTGGACGTCCGGGAGCAACAGCTGCAGATAAGCGACCGCGTGTGCGCCTCGCTGGCGCAGAAGGCGAGCGAGACCTTGGAGCTGAAG GAAAGATTAAATATGACGTTAGGACTGATGAGGGGAACTATCCACCGGTGTACGAAATATAACCAAGAGATGTACACCACCCATGGTCTCATCAAG GGTCCTCTGTCGAAAGTTCACCTGGAGACCGCAGAAAAGCTGGACAGACCCCTGGTTCGCATGTACCAGAGACACGTGGGCACCCAACTGCCTGAGGCTGCGCGCCTCGCACAG GGCACCGACAAGCTGCAGCGCCACATCAAGTACCTGGAAAAGAACCTGGACGAGATGCTCGCCACGCACAAGAACCTCACCTGGGGCCTCAACTGCAAGAACATCGGGCATGAGGTGGACAACAACGTGGTGCGACTGCGCCTGCGCCAGCGGCAACCGCACGTGTGCTACGAGCAGGCGCAGCGCCTGGTTAAGGACTGGGATCCGCGCACGCCACCGCCGCTCAGCAAGAGCAGCGCCGACCCCTAG